Proteins encoded together in one Coffea arabica cultivar ET-39 chromosome 2c, Coffea Arabica ET-39 HiFi, whole genome shotgun sequence window:
- the LOC113726958 gene encoding uncharacterized protein has protein sequence MSISPPTTTNNNSTATTVAGATNSTTVHHQTYWCHECDMSVLLEPLCSSTPSTTSTTTFPPICPHCRHDFLEQMDSFTPSPHPNPTNLYPNPLSFFEPFSPMDPINPSEDTFLLESPYLHRLIHHLMTNTNNIPNQTSPTPPQFNSPASKHAIESLSHLIVDSTFLDLDPSLVCPVCKDQFLVSSEAKVLPCNHTYHADCIVPWLEMNNSCPVCRYRLPSESDERKKNEAVRGRETFIGAARLDELLDDEQDLFGFTSILRNVVRRQQYNNGNDDEEYSSSWNRRVQWDNDVLLSPTQIGEAEGVGVGGGIGAHVERANSAETVSSWPRWPTEGGASGSGSGDGEIGVGVAGGGAVIKGDAVRS, from the coding sequence atgtcaatatCCCCACCCACCACCACCAATAACAACAGCACGGCCACCACCGTCGCCGGAGCTACTAACTCCACCACCGTCCACCACCAGACTTACTGGTGCCATGAATGTGACATGAGTGTCCTCCTCGAACCTCTCTGCTCCTCCACCccttccaccacctccaccaccactTTTCCACCTATCTGCCCTCACTGCCGCCATGACTTTCTTGAACAAATGGACTCCTTCACCCCTTCTCCCCATCCCAACCCCACCAATCTCTACCCAAATCCCCTATCATTCTTTGAACCCTTTTCCCCAATGGATCCCATAAACCCCTCCGAAGACACCTTCCTCCTGGAAAGCCCATATCTCCACCGCCTCATCCACCACCTCATGACCAACACCAACAACATCCCCAACCAAACCAGCCCCACCCCACCTCAATTCAACTCCCCAGCTTCCAAACATGCTATAGAATCCCTCAGCCATCTAATTGTAGACTCCACATTTCTTGATTTAGATCCCTCTTTAGTCTGCCCAGTCTGTAAGGACCAATTTCTTGTATCTTCTGAGGCAAAAGTATTGCCTTGTAATCATACTTATCATGCTGATTGCATTGTCCCCTGGCTCGAGATGAATAATTCGTGCCCGGTTTGTAGGTATAGGCTCCCTAGCGAGTCtgatgagaggaaaaagaatgagGCAGTACGGGGGAGGGAGACTTTTATTGGGGCGGCGAGGTTGGATGAGTTGTTGGATGATGAGCAAGATTTATTCGGGTTTACTAGTATTTTGAGGAATGTTGTGAGGAGGCAACAGTATAACAATGGAAATGATGATGAGGAGTATAGTAGCAGTTGGAATAGGAGGGTTCAGTGGGATAATGACGTTTTGTTATCGCCAACGCAGATTGGGGAGGCTGAGGGTGTTGGTGTGGGTGGTGGAATTGGGGCTCATGTAGAGAGGGCTAATAGTGCGGAGACAGTGTCCAGTTGGCCGAGGTGGCCAACGGAGGGCGGTGCTAGCGGGAGTGGAAGTGGAGATGGGGAGATTGGTGTTGGTGTGGCGGGTGGAGGGGCAGTGATAAAGGGGGATGCTGTGAGGTCTTGA
- the LOC113726949 gene encoding uncharacterized protein isoform X2 has product MRCSSCKEESKVVARTRIGITMDDSTGSINTIIFDLDAEKLIPFTVLQFWEAHNEETQTSIRNMADQVHLLTSKITQLASYICEELPSQININLEKDESAIIRSNGIELQEFQGNESKDAVEKKVDVQKMSPQYQLVQVNESNEQPPNAVSL; this is encoded by the exons ATGAGATGCTCATCTTGCAAAGAAGAGAGCAAAGTTGTAGCAAG GACCCGAATTGGGATTACTATGGATGATAGTACGGGCTCCATAAACACTATTATCTTTGACCTTGATGCTGAAAAGCTTATCCCATTTACAGTGCTTCAATTTTGGGAAGCTCATAATGAG GAGACACAAACGAGTATTCGTAACATGGCAGATCAAGTGCATCTACTGACATCCAAGATAACGCAATTGGCTTCTTACATttgtgaagaattgccctcacagatCAACATCAACCTTGAgaaagatgagagtgcaattatccggTCAAATGGCATAgaactgcaagagtttcaaggaaacgaatctaaagatgcagttgaaaaaaaAGTTGATGTGCAAAAAATGAGCCCTCAATATCAACTCgtccaagtgaatgaatccaatGAACAACCTCCAAATGCG GTGTCTCTTTGA
- the LOC113726949 gene encoding uncharacterized protein isoform X1, producing MRCSSCKEESKVVARTRIGITMDDSTGSINTIIFDLDAEKLIPFTVLQFWEAHNEETQTSIRNMADQVHLLTSKITQLASYICEELPSQININLEKDESAIIRSNGIELQEFQGNESKDAVEKKVDVQKMSPQYQLVQVNESNEQPPNAVTSPPFLNQYSPDSYSLISVNELTLLY from the exons ATGAGATGCTCATCTTGCAAAGAAGAGAGCAAAGTTGTAGCAAG GACCCGAATTGGGATTACTATGGATGATAGTACGGGCTCCATAAACACTATTATCTTTGACCTTGATGCTGAAAAGCTTATCCCATTTACAGTGCTTCAATTTTGGGAAGCTCATAATGAG GAGACACAAACGAGTATTCGTAACATGGCAGATCAAGTGCATCTACTGACATCCAAGATAACGCAATTGGCTTCTTACATttgtgaagaattgccctcacagatCAACATCAACCTTGAgaaagatgagagtgcaattatccggTCAAATGGCATAgaactgcaagagtttcaaggaaacgaatctaaagatgcagttgaaaaaaaAGTTGATGTGCAAAAAATGAGCCCTCAATATCAACTCgtccaagtgaatgaatccaatGAACAACCTCCAAATGCGGTTACATCTCCTCCATTTCTtaatcaatattctcctgactcttattctttaatttctGTTAATgaattgactttattatactag